ACCTTACTTTATCCTAATCCTGCGGTAGATGATATTCACATTGAAGGATTAAGTGACATTAAAAAGTATAGAATTTTTGATGCAGCCGGAAGACTTGTACTGGAAGGAAACCCCAATAAGGATATGATTAATGTAGGATCTTTACCAAAAGGAAATTACATTTTACAGCTCGTTCTGAAAGATACTACCCTTTCTTCAAAATTCATTAAGAAATAAAAACAAAGAAGCCTCGCTGGAAAGTGAGGCTTTTTATTTTGAATGTAAAGATCAACTATTTGTCAAAATGATTAGGATGCTGCGCTTTAATATCATCTACTGTTCCTAGCACTTTATCTTTCAAGGAATCCTGATATTTCTGAAGCTTAGCCGCTACTTCTTCATTACCGCTTCCTAGAATTTTTGCTGCTAAAATCCCTGCATTCAAAGCACCGTTCAATGCTACAGTCGCTACCGGAATTCCACCAGGCATCTGAAGAATAGACAAAACGGAATCCCATCCATCTATTGAATTACTGGACAAAATCGGAACTCCAATTACCGGAAGTGTAGTACAGCTTGCTACCATTCCTGGAAGATGTGCTGCCCCGCCAGCTCCTGCCACGATTACTTTCAACCCTCTTTCCTGCGCAGTCTTAGCATAATCAAACATTCTTTCCGGTGTTCTGTGTGCTGAAACTACAGTTAATTCATAAGGGATATCAAGGCTTTTAAGAAAATTTGCAGCCTGTTCCATGATCGGCAGATCACTCTGACTGCCCATAATAATTCCTACCATCTTCAATTTTATTAGATGTTCAAAGATAAAGAATAAAGCTGGAAGTTGGAAGAAGGAAGCAGGAAGTTCTTTTAATCACAATCAAACATTTAAACAAAAACCTACAACTATTTCCTTTCTTATCTGTATCATTGAAAATTGAAAGAACTGTACCCATTCTTTTTCCGGTAAAACCTCTACATTTGTTTATTACACTTATTCACGTTGAAAGATTATAAACTTATTTTTGCTGTTCTCACTGTTGCTATTGTCTGGGGAACGACTTTTTTGGCCATCCGTGTTGCTGTGGAAACGATCCCCGCATGGTTTGTTGCCGGAATCCGACAGTTTCTGGCTTCTGTAATCATGCTTATCGTTCTTCTTTCAAGAAAGGAATTCAAATGGATTGGATGGAAGAGTTTAGGATATCAGATCATTTTCGCTTCCCTGATGCTGGTGGTTGCCAATGGTATGACTACGGTAGCTGAAGAAACGGTATCAAGCAGCCTTGCTTCACTGATCAGTGCCTGCTCACCTATTCTGGTATTTCTGGGAAGTGTGGCTGTAGGATTACAAAAGTTTAGTTTGCGGGCCCTTAGTGGTGTATTGCTGTGTTTCAGCGGAATTCTTTTTATTTTCTGGGATGGACTTAAAGATCTTGCTAACCCCGATTACAGAATGGGTATGATCTTCCTGTTCTGTGCCATTGCAGGCTGGGCTTCCGGAACTATTTTTACAAAGAAATTAAATATTCAGAGCGGAAATATAACGTTAAATCTTTTCTATCAGTTTCTGTTTGCAGGAATTGTTCAGATTATTCTGGCACTTCTGTTTTCTGAAAATTACAACTTCGAAAACTGGACTATTAAAAGTATTTCAGCCATGCTATACCTTTCTGTTTTTGGTTCTGTAGCTGCTTTTTTTGCCTTTCATTATGCCCTGACCAAAATTTCACCGGTTCAGGTTTCCATCCTTGCTTATATCAATACCATTATTGCCATATTTTTAGGCTGGCTGATTATGGATGAAAAAGTGACTTTCAAATTTATTCTTGCAGCTATCATGATCATTTGTGGTGTTTTTATTATTAACTACAAACCGGAAATGTTCAGGAGGCAGAAAGCATCATAATATGTAAAATTTTTCCTCAATTTTTTATTTGCTCTGTTGTATTTCTAACCATTAAATTCGGTTAAAATTTACAGGTAAGTATCAGAATTTCTTTACATTTGCCCAAACACAACGAGTATAACCATGAAGCAAAAAATATCCATCATTACTGTTTTACTTCTTCCTGCATTTTATTTTTCTCAAAAAGCAGAGCTCAGGGAAGATATCAAACTGAAAAGCTTTGATTACAAAATCTATATTCAAAACAAAAAAGACAAAGAAACCGATCAGGAATTATATCTGATTCCTAATAAAGGGGATACTATCAGAGAAAATGCTCTTGTAAAAAAAATATCAGGGGAAGAAACTCACAGAGGTATGTACAGAATGAACAACACAGAAATTCATTTTGTAGATATTGACCTTACCACAGAAAAAATCAACCATAAAATCTATAGCCCTAATAAAAAGGGAGCACTTACCTTAGTCAAAGAAAATTCAAATCTGGCCTCTTATCCAAAGGATCTTCCTCCAAAATTCAAAGACAACAAACCTCCGCATCCCGAATTTGCAGGTGGTGAAGCAGCATTGTATCAATGGATTGAAAAAAACA
This region of Chryseobacterium culicis genomic DNA includes:
- the purE gene encoding 5-(carboxyamino)imidazole ribonucleotide mutase, which translates into the protein MVGIIMGSQSDLPIMEQAANFLKSLDIPYELTVVSAHRTPERMFDYAKTAQERGLKVIVAGAGGAAHLPGMVASCTTLPVIGVPILSSNSIDGWDSVLSILQMPGGIPVATVALNGALNAGILAAKILGSGNEEVAAKLQKYQDSLKDKVLGTVDDIKAQHPNHFDK
- a CDS encoding DMT family transporter; translation: MKDYKLIFAVLTVAIVWGTTFLAIRVAVETIPAWFVAGIRQFLASVIMLIVLLSRKEFKWIGWKSLGYQIIFASLMLVVANGMTTVAEETVSSSLASLISACSPILVFLGSVAVGLQKFSLRALSGVLLCFSGILFIFWDGLKDLANPDYRMGMIFLFCAIAGWASGTIFTKKLNIQSGNITLNLFYQFLFAGIVQIILALLFSENYNFENWTIKSISAMLYLSVFGSVAAFFAFHYALTKISPVQVSILAYINTIIAIFLGWLIMDEKVTFKFILAAIMIICGVFIINYKPEMFRRQKAS